Proteins encoded in a region of the Quercus lobata isolate SW786 chromosome 8, ValleyOak3.0 Primary Assembly, whole genome shotgun sequence genome:
- the LOC115956719 gene encoding serine/threonine-protein phosphatase 7 long form homolog → MEVDHALITALVERWRPETHTFHLPHGEMGITLQDMEVMLGLLVDGLPVTGKTDYKWSELYEQLLGHKPPPPIPNSNKSTLAGARIRYTWLDAQFVNPLVADASDEVVQQHARYHLLVRMGALLFMDRSADRVSLLPLQLLNPVSNARRYSWGSAALAWLYRQLCGASKKDAMQIGGALLLVQLWAYSRFPQLCPVVRPPLPPVHSGPLAIRWSGPKCTAEHATHVLAAYRASLATVRAEQIVWEPYTHTLGSLPAYCTAGQHIWRAEVPLIFFWIVEWHHPERVLRQFGMKQPVPSVVDTSTTLHKISLQGKWEKNWEVEHDPFIRQWANRVNVVRGSDLLDDDDTYLVEYMMWYNRHTRRYITPESAYWELMVRTMIRSIPRCDEGSDMHTDLTFTLELVEELGRLKLANALAEAVDIDTQAPVRGGQRVGSRGGGHRGGGQVSRSRTTESAPIYEEGNEEGVEEAWLGTDWVLSDDDGRTSQCMPGDGAGPSHSVDHQGTVPAHTTSHGASMDFEGPPRMSPPVFNGSAHDGGCIFVPTPDTG, encoded by the exons ATGGAGGTCGACCACGCCTTGATCACGGCGTTGGTTGAGCGGTGGCGTCCGGAGACGCACACGTTCCACTTACCCCATGGAGAAATGGGTATCACCTTGCAAGATATGGAGGTGATGCTGGGGCTTCTGGTGGATGGGTTGCCTGTCACTGGGAAGACAGACTACAAATGGAGTGAGCTGTACGAACAGTTGTTGGGCCATAAACCTCCACCCCCGATACCAAACTCAAACAAGTCTACCCTTGCTGGGGCGAGGATAAGATACACCTGGCTTGATGCACAGTTTGTCAATCCCTTAGTTGCGGACGCTTCTGACGAAGTCGTGCAGCAACATGCCCGCTACCACCTACTTGTACGGATGGGGGCCCTCTTGTTCATGGACAGGTCTGCGGACCGGGTCTCACTGCTGCCTCTGCAGTTGCTCAACCCAGTCAGCAATGCGAGACGGTATAGCTGGGGTAGTGCAGCATTGGCCTGGCTGTATAGGCAACTTTGTGGTGCATCGAAGAAGGATGCGATGCAGATTGGAGGAGCACTCTTGTTGGTGCAGCTATGGGCCTATTCAAGGTTCCCACAATTATGCCCTGTTGTGAGGCCGCCTCTACCGCCAGTGCACTCAGGGCCCCTTGCCATTAG GTGGAGCGGGCCAAAATGCACCGCAGAGCATGCCACACACGTCCTTGCTGCGTACCGGGCGTCACTGGCTACAGTACGGGCCGAGCAG ATTGTATGGGAGCCGTACACGCATACGCTAGGCTCCCTACCTGCGTATTGCACTGCTGGGCAGCATATTTGGAGGGCCGAGGTGCCGTTGATATTCTTTTGGATAGTGGAGTGGCATCATCCTGAGCGAGTCCTCCGTCAGTTTGGGATGAAGCAACCAGTTCCAAGTGTCGTGGATACGTCGACTACCCTTCACAAGATATCCCTTCAGGGTAAATGGGAGAAGAACTGGGAGGTAGAACATGATCCCTTTATTCGGCAATGGGCCAACCGAGTGAATGTAGTTCGCGGGTCCGATCTCCTAGACGATGATGATACGTATCTCGTTGAGTACATGATGTGGTACAATCGCCACACAAGGCGGTACATAACACCAGAGTCTGCGTATTGGGAACTCATG GTTCGGACGATGATTAGGTCTATACCGAGGTGCGATGAAGGTTCTGACATGCACACTGACCTTACATTTACACTAGAGCTTGTGGAGGAGCTAGGCCGACTTAAATTGGCGAATGCACTTGCAGAAGCAGTTGACATTGATACACAGGCCCCAGTTCGTGGCGGGCAACGTGTTGGGTCTCGTGGGGGTGGACATCGTGGAGGTGGTCAAGTTAGTCGCAGCCGTACGACCGAGTCGGCTCCCATCTATGAGGAAGGGAATGAGGAGGGTGTAGAAGAGGCATGGCTTGGCACTGATTGGGTACTGTCTGATGACGACGGCAGGACATCGCAATGCATGCCTGGCGATGGTGCTGGGCCATCCCATAGCGTCGATCATCAGGGCACTGTTCCAGCCCACACTACATCCCATGGTGCTAGCATGGACTTTGAGGGCCCTCCTCGTATGTCGCCCCCAGTTTTCAATGGATCTGCCCATGATGGTGGATGCATATTTGTCCCCACACCAG ATACCGGCTGA
- the LOC115956720 gene encoding uncharacterized protein LOC115956720, with amino-acid sequence MGRHCFYVYYDGEQYFHDLHGLSYKGESVKQKFIELKWGTHLRKMHRKIMEALWLDKESHKISIVYRAPQILVSTQVVYNSNPLGCDADVDMMWAVIKRTPQFIASDLYVTVEAVGFHGSASSQHASGVEEPHSLSVDVHPPFAYATPFPYNNQPCSAVDHLDNTELVGTTNTHDVGGSTHTYEHVQADMDGGIDIDASRDVYEEFIDTDGPVDDAEVLDVPLIENNEEDFLTTVPIPEWFTSNTWDNINDPSPALGTGHLTSWHKGDHPARGMLFKNKASVQYVLTLYSVEHNKQYKVIKSDTNRLVVRCKNEACVWSIRANCSKKHGMWVISTCKDPHSCSSLQLPTDGRMMDSKFISIALEKYVREDLTRKVRDLRSMLHARHGHDVTMYKVWEAKQKAVARISGILTSRTQNCHDF; translated from the coding sequence ATGGGTCGTCACTGCTTCTACGTTTACTATGATGGGGAACAGTATTTCCATGACTTGCATGGACTGTCCTATAAAGGCGAGTCAGTGAAGCAGAAGTTCATTGAGTTGAAATGGGGAACACACTTGAGAAAAATGCACCGGAAGATAATGGAAGCTCTATGGTTGGACAAGGAGTCACATAAGATATCCATTGTGTACCGTGCCCCCCAGATACTTGTGAGTACTCAGGTTGTCTACAACTCAAATCCGTTGGGTTGTGATGCTGACGTGGACATGATGTGGGCAGTGATTAAGCGGACCCCCCAGTTCATAGCGTCCGACTTGTATGTAACTGTTGAGGCTGTTGGGTTCCATGGTAGTGCAAGTTCACAGCATGCCAGTGGGGTGGAAGAGCCACACTCATTGTCGGTTGACGTGCATCCTCCCTTTGCCTATGCCACGCCTTTCCCCTACAATAATCAACCATGTAGTGCGGTTGATCATTTGGACAACACTGAACTGGTGGGCACCACCAATACACATGATGTGGGAGGGTCTACTCACACATATGAGCATGTCCAAGCTGATATGGACGGGGGAATTGATATTGATGCCAGCCGAGATGTGTATGAAGAGTTCATTGATACTGATGGACCAGTGGACGACGCGGAGGTCTTAGATGTACCACTGATCGAAAATAACGAGGAGGATTTCCTTACAACAGTTCCTATCCCAGAATGGTTCACATCAAACACATGGGACAATATTAATGACCCATCACCTGCATTGGGTACAGGACATCTTACAAGTTGGCATAAAGGTGACCACCCAGCAAGGGGGATGCTATTCAAGAATAAAGCCTCTGTTCAATATGTGTTGACCCTCTACTCTGTGGAGCATAATAAGCAATACAAGGTCATCAAGTCTGACACCAATAGGCTGGTAGTGCGGTGTAAGAATGAGGCATGTGTGTGGTCAATTCGGGCCAATTGCAGCAAGAAGCACGGGATGTGGGTTATCAGTACATGTAAGGATCCCCATAGTTGCTCATCCCTCCAGCTACCAACTGATGGGCGGATGATGGATTCAAAGTTCATCTCCATTGCACTTGAGAAGTATGTACGGGAAGACCTAACCCGAAAGGTAAGGGACTTGCGTAGTATGTTGCATGCAAGGCATGGGCATGATGTAACTATGTACAAGGTTTGGGAAGCCAAACAGAAGGCAGTTGCACGTATTTCGGGGATTTTGACGAGTCGTACGCAGAATTGCCACGATTTCTAG
- the LOC115956721 gene encoding uncharacterized protein LOC115956721, translating into MTTLKCDPYVSGTCIFNSAFWAFGPCIRGFRHCRPVISIDATHLYGKYKGKLLIAMATDGNNEVYPLAFAVVESESTETWGWFLACLLTYVTDRTNLCIISDRHRGIQSCFDDTTRGYLQSPLTHHQYCLRHLVSNVNTNFNSVPLKNLVWNAATANQVRKFENTMDCIKNVNPAAYDYLKEVNQEKWTLVHDHGHRYGAMTTNLSECFNGVLKGARSLPITVMVKFTFYKVNSYFDERRNKTLEKLEEGQVWCKYAYDKFEENQEKAKLHIVRRMSAQQRLYKVETQSSLLNTGGGDHTHRVSLIDMTCMCGK; encoded by the coding sequence ATGACCACATTAAAGTGTGACCCCTATGTCTCGGGGACTTGTATATTCAACTCTGCGTTTTGGGCTTTCGGTCCGTGTATTAGAGGGTTTAGGCATTGCAGGCCGGTGATAAGCATAGATGCAACGCACCTCTATGGCAAGTACAAAGGAAAGCTGTTGATAGCAATGGCAACAGATGGTAACAACGAGGTTTATCCACTCGCATTTGCCGTTGTCGAAAGCGAGAGCACGGAGACATGGGGATGGTTCTTGGCATGCCTGTTGACCTATGTTACAGACCGCACCAATTTGTGTATAATATCCGACAGGCATCGTGGGATACAATCATGCTTCGATGACACCACTAGGGGCTACTTGCAATCGCCCTTAACCCATCACCAGTATTGCCTCCGCCATTTAGTAAGCAATGTTAACACTAACTTCAATAGTGTGCCGTTGAAGAACTTGGTATGGAACGCAGCAACTGCGAATCAAGTTAGGAAGTTTGAGAACACCATGGATTGCATCAAGAATGTCAACCCGGCTGCGTACGACTATCTTAAGGAGGTAAATCAAGAAAAGTGGACACTTGTACATGACCATGGGCACCGATatggggcaatgacaaccaacctGTCAGAGTGCTTCAATGGGGTACTTAAAGGCGCACGTAGCTTGCCCATAACTGTAATGGTGAAGTTTACATTTTACAAGGTGAACTCATACTTTGACGAACGTCGAAACAAAACCCTAGAGAAGTTGGAAGAGGGGCAAGTGTGGTGCAAATATGCCTATGACAAGTTCGAGGAAAATCAAGAGAAGGCGAAGCTCCATATTGTTAGAAGGATGAGTGCGCAACAACGGTTATATAAAGTGGAGACACAGTCTTCACTGTTGAACACTGGTGGGGGAGATCACACCCATAGGGTTTCCCTCATAGACATGACATGCATGTGCGGCAAATGA